A stretch of DNA from Methanoplanus endosymbiosus:
TCTCTCTCAAGTTCAGCAATGCGTCCGGTATCAGATCCATATTCTGAACCGGAAATAACAGGCATATCTATCTCCGGAGGAGCTTTTGCCTCCGGAAATACGATAAGAAGCATTCCTTCAAGTGCCTTTGGTTCTTTGATATACTGAACTGTGCAGTCTGTGGGGTGCACCCCTGCGTCTGTCTTCACCTGAAGGTTTCCGGCTGTCATTGTATCCTTTTCCCTGACAGCCTTCTGAAATAATCTGGTCAGTTCATAACGCAGTCCTTCACGGGCCATGACAAATATGTTCCAGTTGGCCTTTCCTGCCGGAGGTTCAATAAATTTCCCTGTACTCCCGTTCAGATAGAGAATGTCTCCTTTGTCAGTTGTCAGAACCGCCGGAGGTGAATACTGACGGAGGATCAGTTCTTCTGCAAGTGCCTGAAGATTTACCTCCTTTTTGATTACAGGGACATTCTGCTCTACACTGTAGAGGGGACGCGGAAAGATGTTAATAGGAAATTCAATCATCTCCGGCAGCAGATATGTCTCCTTTCGTTTATAAAGCCTGAATTTATTATCTATGGTGGAAAAGATAGCTGAATGTCCTCCGATTGTTTCGGAACTGCCAAGGAATAATATTCCTCCGGGCTTTAACGAATAGAAAAATAGGGGGATGATCTTCTTCTGCAGTTCCGGTTCCAGATATATAAGGAGGTTTCGGCAGCTTAAAATGTCCAGATTGGTAAACGGGGGGTCCATAATGAGATTTTGTGAAGCAAATATTATTGTCTCCCTGATCTCTTTCTTTATCCGGTAGCCACCTTTCTCTCTGGAAAAGAAACGATTCAGACGTTCTGATGAGACATCACCCGATATATTTGAGAGGAATAATCCCTGCCTGGCTTTTTCAATTGCATCACGATCGAGGTCAGTAGCAAATATCTGGAGGGTATAATTTCTGTTATGGTTTAACTTATCCATCGCTTCCCTGAATGCAATGGCAAGGGAGTAGGCCTCCTCACCTGTTGAACATCCGGCAACCCACGCCCTGAATGTTGACTCTGTGGGTTTTTCTTTGATAAGCATAGGAATCACATGGTCAATTATATATTCCCATGCCAAAGGATCCCTGAAAAAACCGGTTACTCCAATCAGCAGTTCATGAAAGAGGAGATCCAGTTCAGCCGGATTTTCCCGCAGATAGCGCATATAGGTATTTATACTGTCAATCCGGTGGATTGCCATGCGCCGTTCAATCCGGCGATAAACAGAACTTTTTTTGTAAAAGGAGAAATCATGTCCGGTATGTTCACGAAGCAGAACAAATATTTTGGCAAGAGAGCTGATCGATTTTACCTCAATGATCGGTTTTTGCATATGGACTTTCGGGGCGTGGTGGAGATAGGTGATTATCTTTTCAGGCAGTTCTTCTGCCGCGGCAACAATGTCTGCAAGTCCTGCGTTAATGGCACTGCGTGGCATGCCGTCAAATTTTGCAGAGACCGGTTCCTGCACAAATGCTATTCCTGCCTTCTCCTTGATGGCCCGCAGGCCGATTGTTCCGTCTGTACCCATACCCGACAGAATGACTCCGATGCTCCTGTCCTGCTGATCCTCTGCAAGAGATCGGAAAAAATAGTCTATGGGAAGTCTCAGTCCGCGTGGCTCTGCCGGTTCCATCAGGAAGAGCGTACCATGGAGAAGGGACATATCCCGGTTTGGCGGAATTATATAGACATGGTCAGGGAGGACCTTCATATTGTCTGCAACCTGAAGGACTTTCATTGTGGTGACACGCCGGAGTAGTTCGGGCATTACTCCCTTATGCGTTGGATCAAGGTGCTGGACAATCACAAAGGCCATGCCTGAATCCGGCGGTACATTAGCCAGAAACTGTTCTAAGGCTTCAAGACCTCCGGCTGATGCACCAATGCCAACGATTGGGAAATGCCGGCTGCCGGAATTCTGATAATTATTCTCTGTAACTTCCTGTGTCTCTTCTGATTTGGATTTGTCTGCCATTTATCCCCCTCAAACTGATGGAAATATCTCTGTTTTTTAATGACGGCATTATCCTGTATGCAGGATCAGTGCTTCATCAGAGATGATATCTGCCCCCGGAAATAGTCAGACACTCCCACATATATAAATAACAGAGTATAAGGCTTAATCATTTCGCCTGAATTAAAGAGCAAAGTGTAATATTCACACATCAGAAGCTGCTGCACAAATAAAATTTGATGGATAATTGTATGATTTACAGGTACAATTGGCACAAATATTGTGATGATTAACCAAAATATACCATTTAATTGTCCCATAGTCAGTTAGAAAATAGTCATGCAACAGCCTCATTAGTCATAATTAATTTTTTCTGTTCTTCCGCCTTTTGGAAGTAATATGGCAGGCTCTCCGGAGAGGAGAAAGACCAAATTTCACAGACACAGATGGTTACAGCGACTGAGGAAAAAATTCCCGAACAAAAAATTAAACAAAATATATATTCTGAAAAAACCCAATTGAAAATTATGAAGGACAAAAATCCGGATGATTCACATATATCCGGGAATCATAATGATTCTGTGATTAATGGTGACAGCAGTGACAACATTATCAATATTAAATCCGGAATAAATATCAGAATAAAATCAGGATTAATCGTCTTAATTCTTCTCTTAATCACCGCATCACTCTGCTGCGGGTGCACACAGACAGATAATAATATTTCAGACGGGGAAGATGCACCGGATTTAACAATGAACAGTCAGGAAGGGTTCAAAGAAGAGATTGATGCCATAATCTCAGACAAGAGGTATGATTACTCAGACTGGGGATTTATGGCTAAGGATATGAACTCCGGAGAAGTCCTTGTATCACATAATGCAGAGCAGATGTTCACTCCCGGTTCTACAACCAAGGTCTTCACTGTAACGACAGCTCTGGACACACTTGGCCCTGATTACAGATTTAAAACTCCGGTATATTACACAGAAGACAATCTTATTCTTGTTGCTTCAGGCGACCCTGCAATGGGCGGAC
This window harbors:
- a CDS encoding chemotaxis protein CheB, which produces MADKSKSEETQEVTENNYQNSGSRHFPIVGIGASAGGLEALEQFLANVPPDSGMAFVIVQHLDPTHKGVMPELLRRVTTMKVLQVADNMKVLPDHVYIIPPNRDMSLLHGTLFLMEPAEPRGLRLPIDYFFRSLAEDQQDRSIGVILSGMGTDGTIGLRAIKEKAGIAFVQEPVSAKFDGMPRSAINAGLADIVAAAEELPEKIITYLHHAPKVHMQKPIIEVKSISSLAKIFVLLREHTGHDFSFYKKSSVYRRIERRMAIHRIDSINTYMRYLRENPAELDLLFHELLIGVTGFFRDPLAWEYIIDHVIPMLIKEKPTESTFRAWVAGCSTGEEAYSLAIAFREAMDKLNHNRNYTLQIFATDLDRDAIEKARQGLFLSNISGDVSSERLNRFFSREKGGYRIKKEIRETIIFASQNLIMDPPFTNLDILSCRNLLIYLEPELQKKIIPLFFYSLKPGGILFLGSSETIGGHSAIFSTIDNKFRLYKRKETYLLPEMIEFPINIFPRPLYSVEQNVPVIKKEVNLQALAEELILRQYSPPAVLTTDKGDILYLNGSTGKFIEPPAGKANWNIFVMAREGLRYELTRLFQKAVREKDTMTAGNLQVKTDAGVHPTDCTVQYIKEPKALEGMLLIVFPEAKAPPEIDMPVISGSEYGSDTGRIAELERELQRNYEELQTTREEMQTSQEELKSANEEMQSTNEELQSTNEELTTSREEMQSMNEELQTVNAELQGRVEEFSRTNNDMKNLLNSTEIATVFVDENMSIRRFTIPATRIINLIPGDEGRPVTDIASDLIYPDLVTDATEVLETLVFSEKEIQTRNNKWFRVRIMPYRTLENIIDGLVITFIDITSVKNKEIELIAARKLAEGIIATIREPLLVLDSSMKIVRANRFFYQMFHVSNEETEGKSLYSVGKGQWNIPELRRFLEKVLPEKRSFDDYIVRNTFPEIGERVMKLNARQIFSEDLSPELILLAIEDVTNNRDEAGNES